In Bacillus sp. NP247, one DNA window encodes the following:
- the trpA gene encoding tryptophan synthase subunit alpha, protein MGVEKIIAAFENGKKAFIPYVMGGDGGLEKLKERIRFLDEAGASIVEIGIPFSDPVADGPTIQRAGKRALDSGVTLKGIFQALIEVRQEVQIPFVLMTYLNPVLAFGKERFIESCLEAGVDGIIVPDLPYEEQDIIAPLLRVANIALIPLVTVTSPIERIEKITSESQGFVYAVTVAGVTGVRQNFKGEIHSYLEKVKSHVHLPVVAGFGISTREQIEEMIEICDGVVVGSKVIELLENEKQEEICELIHAVKETEEA, encoded by the coding sequence ATGGGAGTAGAAAAAATTATAGCAGCGTTTGAAAATGGCAAGAAAGCATTTATTCCGTATGTAATGGGCGGAGATGGTGGGCTTGAAAAGTTAAAAGAAAGAATTCGTTTTCTTGATGAAGCAGGAGCAAGTATCGTTGAAATTGGTATTCCGTTCTCAGATCCAGTCGCAGATGGGCCAACTATTCAAAGAGCAGGAAAACGAGCGCTAGATAGCGGTGTAACATTAAAAGGTATTTTTCAAGCATTAATAGAGGTGAGGCAAGAAGTTCAAATTCCATTCGTACTCATGACATATTTAAATCCAGTACTCGCATTCGGAAAGGAACGTTTCATTGAGAGCTGTCTTGAAGCAGGGGTGGACGGTATTATCGTTCCAGACTTACCGTATGAAGAACAAGACATTATTGCACCGCTCCTTCGCGTGGCGAATATCGCTTTAATTCCACTCGTTACCGTAACGAGTCCTATTGAAAGAATTGAAAAAATCACGAGTGAATCACAAGGATTCGTCTACGCCGTTACAGTAGCGGGCGTAACAGGAGTACGTCAAAACTTTAAAGGTGAGATTCATAGTTACTTAGAAAAAGTAAAATCACACGTCCACTTACCAGTTGTTGCAGGGTTCGGTATTTCAACACGAGAGCAAATAGAAGAAATGATTGAGATATGCGACGGTGTTGTTGTTGGGAGTAAAGTCATTGAGCTTTTAGAAAATGAAAAGCAAGAAGAAATATGTGAGTTAATACATGCAGTAAAAGAAACAGAAGAGGCATAA
- a CDS encoding DUF4029 domain-containing protein produces MLRRKLLYLLLTVPLYAWLISMTKIELMALFLGYLFIFSNLNRIQEQSIFEVCIFSVSIELFSIVSIVLLNELFRWIHSFELIKLGNIVLQVICAYIVFVVLEKMLRQQTVFQDKRKWE; encoded by the coding sequence ATGCTAAGACGTAAACTATTATATCTTCTTTTAACCGTACCACTATATGCCTGGTTAATTAGCATGACGAAAATAGAGTTAATGGCTCTATTTCTAGGGTATTTATTCATCTTTTCCAACTTAAACAGGATTCAAGAGCAATCTATTTTCGAAGTATGTATATTTTCGGTTAGTATAGAACTATTTAGTATCGTTTCGATTGTATTATTAAACGAATTATTTCGATGGATCCATTCATTTGAATTAATAAAACTTGGAAATATTGTATTGCAAGTAATATGTGCTTATATTGTGTTTGTTGTTTTAGAAAAGATGCTGAGGCAGCAGACGGTTTTTCAGGATAAAAGAAAATGGGAGTGA
- a CDS encoding L-lactate permease, whose translation MAILLALIPIMMIFICLFLFKQTSLRSSLISYAVSVGIVLLSPTFRLGISETVHATIKGWLICFIVGYVLFFGIFLFHLMNKMGYIDQVARFLEQVTRDRLLQMLLMCFGICPLIESVSGFGIGFMVAAPIFLSLGYKPFQAVLLSFIGLLASSWGAMATGTIIGSQLINMPLTTLGTNTALLSIPIFAYFVILSLYVVGGFQAVIEKWKEGIGFFLLFSLGIYLSNAYVSVELAGILSSIVTITFGFLIIKLKGKDEQNLLTEHAAATEREVSIIKIISPYIFLTVCILLSRLVPALHDLLRSYAVLDLKSYFYKLELLYSPGFWLAMTCLFTIIFFRIPSNIIKKSLSQTIKQWIPFAITTTMFIAISELMGASGMHALLAKTAGETFGTFFVFVAPFIGGIGGFLTGSNAGSNAMFIKLQMQTAQNVALPWQYVTTLQNTASSVATIACPSRITLGAYLCNIPYRENELLKKTTLMIFGAVLLVVVEVFFWYILRN comes from the coding sequence ATGGCCATATTGTTGGCACTTATCCCAATTATGATGATTTTCATTTGTTTATTTTTATTTAAACAAACGTCATTAAGATCCTCATTAATTTCTTATGCCGTTTCTGTTGGAATTGTTTTACTCTCGCCAACATTTCGGTTAGGGATAAGTGAAACTGTACATGCAACGATTAAAGGTTGGTTAATTTGTTTTATTGTTGGATACGTTTTGTTTTTCGGTATTTTTTTATTTCACCTCATGAACAAAATGGGATACATCGATCAAGTAGCGAGATTTCTAGAACAAGTCACGCGCGATCGATTATTGCAAATGCTTCTTATGTGTTTTGGTATTTGTCCACTTATTGAATCAGTGAGTGGGTTCGGAATTGGTTTTATGGTCGCAGCACCTATTTTTCTTTCTCTCGGTTATAAACCGTTTCAAGCTGTGCTACTTTCGTTTATCGGCCTACTTGCAAGTTCATGGGGCGCAATGGCAACGGGCACGATTATCGGTTCTCAGCTTATTAACATGCCGCTTACAACTCTTGGTACAAATACAGCATTATTAAGCATCCCGATTTTTGCATACTTTGTCATCCTTTCTTTATACGTTGTCGGTGGCTTTCAGGCAGTTATAGAAAAGTGGAAGGAAGGGATAGGGTTCTTTCTATTATTTTCTCTTGGAATCTATCTTTCTAACGCATACGTAAGTGTTGAACTAGCGGGGATATTAAGTTCTATCGTTACCATTACATTTGGTTTTTTAATCATTAAATTAAAAGGAAAAGATGAGCAAAACCTTTTAACAGAACATGCGGCGGCTACTGAGAGAGAAGTATCGATTATAAAAATTATTAGCCCTTATATCTTTTTAACAGTTTGTATTTTACTTTCTCGCCTCGTTCCAGCATTACATGATCTGCTCAGGTCATATGCAGTTCTCGATTTAAAATCATATTTTTACAAACTAGAGCTACTATATTCGCCAGGGTTTTGGCTCGCCATGACTTGTTTATTTACAATTATTTTCTTCCGCATTCCATCTAATATTATTAAAAAATCACTCTCGCAAACGATAAAACAATGGATTCCATTCGCAATTACAACGACAATGTTCATTGCGATTTCAGAGTTAATGGGGGCATCTGGTATGCATGCATTACTCGCAAAGACAGCTGGTGAAACATTTGGTACCTTTTTCGTTTTCGTTGCACCGTTCATCGGCGGAATCGGCGGTTTTTTAACTGGTAGTAACGCAGGATCAAATGCGATGTTTATAAAACTGCAAATGCAAACCGCACAAAACGTAGCACTCCCGTGGCAATATGTCACAACACTCCAAAACACCGCATCATCAGTAGCGACAATTGCTTGTCCGTCACGAATTACACTCGGGGCTTATTTATGTAATATTCCATATCGTGAAAACGAACTACTAAAGAAGACGACGTTAATGATTTTTGGTGCGGTGTTACTTGTAGTAGTGGAAGTTTTCTTTTGGTATATATTGAGAAATTAA
- a CDS encoding DUF2278 family protein: MPLKNYGVLKGTVIQSKIGKGKTPHYQVHLQGEAGVDYRIAINVKSQSYPSEVLYFASDNIRSEAIHILPTLPFGFTEVENNEPKVALDYVRGNLFDSKQMIPLPAEKAGVDNDLNEKIERYIKRAIDEKAIIYAFGERWGPEETVPDSYFHFTPGNGIHDIHMNQGNVEKWQGDDGKWQDGGILIHFEKEEEWIGIFLAFQSQSWCTDEEGHARVPVEHCDYKRNN; this comes from the coding sequence ATGCCCTTAAAAAACTACGGTGTATTAAAAGGTACAGTTATACAATCTAAGATTGGAAAAGGCAAAACACCTCATTATCAAGTTCATTTACAAGGTGAAGCAGGAGTAGATTATCGTATTGCAATTAACGTGAAGTCGCAAAGTTATCCATCAGAAGTTTTATATTTTGCGAGCGACAATATTCGGTCAGAGGCGATTCATATTTTACCGACATTACCGTTTGGTTTTACGGAAGTGGAAAATAATGAGCCAAAAGTTGCTTTAGATTATGTAAGAGGTAATTTATTTGATTCCAAGCAAATGATTCCTTTACCTGCTGAAAAAGCAGGAGTGGATAATGATTTAAATGAAAAAATAGAGCGTTATATAAAGCGAGCAATAGATGAGAAAGCAATTATTTATGCGTTTGGTGAAAGGTGGGGACCAGAAGAAACAGTGCCTGATTCGTATTTCCACTTTACACCTGGAAACGGTATACACGATATTCACATGAATCAAGGTAATGTAGAGAAATGGCAAGGTGATGATGGCAAATGGCAAGACGGGGGAATACTCATTCACTTTGAAAAGGAAGAAGAATGGATCGGTATCTTTCTTGCATTCCAATCACAGTCATGGTGTACCGATGAAGAAGGGCATGCTCGTGTTCCGGTTGAGCATTGTGATTATAAGAGAAATAACTAA
- a CDS encoding zinc ribbon domain-containing protein has protein sequence MKCPACHTENAVEAKFCGNCGYSLTEEVVASGAQEEGEQQARVVQVKETRPNETVEQAKQFASGYFQFFKNAFKSPTAIMKSGNIEVRNGIASLVLICFLGACIFYRMMSAAATVTRTLVPDITTPTFFGESVMVFFFLLILTLFVGFIIFVSGKMMKSSFSFLEAFGIWGTIATPAIAILVLSFLFSFLLIFFLPILLSVAVTYMGISVIVAIVKLDNGGLNLVYTLLIANVFIGVATWIVFWSYINTIIQTFTGGFTGF, from the coding sequence ATGAAATGTCCGGCGTGTCATACAGAAAATGCAGTAGAAGCAAAGTTTTGCGGGAATTGTGGATATTCGTTAACGGAAGAAGTAGTGGCAAGTGGTGCACAGGAAGAAGGCGAGCAACAAGCGCGCGTAGTACAAGTGAAAGAAACTCGACCAAATGAAACGGTAGAGCAAGCAAAACAATTTGCAAGTGGCTATTTTCAGTTCTTCAAAAATGCTTTTAAATCACCAACGGCCATTATGAAAAGTGGAAATATTGAAGTGCGAAATGGAATTGCAAGTCTTGTACTTATTTGTTTTTTAGGAGCATGTATTTTTTATAGAATGATGAGCGCAGCGGCGACTGTTACGAGGACATTAGTACCAGATATAACTACTCCTACTTTTTTTGGAGAATCTGTAATGGTCTTTTTCTTTTTATTAATTTTAACTTTATTTGTCGGATTTATTATTTTTGTAAGTGGTAAGATGATGAAATCATCTTTTTCTTTTCTTGAAGCATTCGGTATATGGGGGACGATAGCGACGCCAGCTATTGCTATATTAGTTCTTTCTTTTCTTTTTAGTTTTTTATTAATCTTTTTCTTACCGATATTACTATCGGTGGCGGTAACTTATATGGGAATTAGTGTAATTGTAGCTATAGTAAAATTAGATAATGGTGGATTAAATCTTGTTTACACTCTTCTTATCGCAAATGTTTTCATCGGAGTCGCAACATGGATTGTATTTTGGTCTTACATTAACACGATAATTCAAACCTTTACTGGAGGATTCACAGGCTTCTAA
- a CDS encoding YARHG domain-containing protein: MNVCTKCGAQYEDGVQFCQSCGTKRGNPVVKKQKISKGTIIGITILTFFIIVLGGLYAYGSSYYSHSSQVERIITVLQERDGEKLAEIITADDPAVIVTRESLTPLFSYIKENPSYVNELKEYLRQSEKQGDGIERADFSLTKDGKHFFLFDRYKLKAKTYYTTLLTNEKGTFLKMNGKEIDKTNDKKFEKQYGPFLPGNQVFQAEYKNDYVKLSREEKVVLMKHSQNNVTIDLTLQGKYITVQTNAPGATLYVNQKPVTTLTGEEITWGPVATDGSAAIYLERNGEGGRETTKIETVTALSAYNLPFQKKSVEKTVVYNATPPPTTGYVYNGFIFPDSDIRKLTGADLTYLTKEQLKIARNEIYARHGHIFQTKDMQAYFLKQSWYRENPYFTGTLTDIEAYNVELIKSRE; the protein is encoded by the coding sequence ATGAATGTATGCACAAAGTGCGGAGCACAGTATGAAGATGGAGTGCAATTTTGTCAAAGCTGCGGGACGAAGAGGGGGAATCCTGTAGTAAAGAAGCAGAAAATAAGCAAAGGGACAATAATTGGAATTACAATTTTAACATTTTTTATTATAGTATTGGGCGGATTATATGCGTATGGATCTTCATATTACTCACATTCATCGCAAGTAGAGAGAATTATTACTGTTTTACAAGAGAGGGACGGGGAGAAATTAGCTGAGATCATAACGGCAGATGACCCAGCAGTTATTGTAACGAGAGAGAGTTTAACGCCTCTATTTTCATATATAAAAGAAAATCCATCTTACGTGAATGAATTGAAAGAATATTTGAGGCAAAGTGAAAAACAAGGGGATGGAATAGAAAGAGCAGATTTTTCTTTAACGAAAGACGGGAAACATTTCTTTTTATTTGATCGGTATAAATTGAAAGCGAAGACGTATTATACGACTTTGCTTACAAATGAAAAAGGTACATTTTTAAAAATGAATGGAAAAGAAATTGATAAAACAAATGATAAAAAGTTTGAGAAGCAATATGGACCGTTTCTCCCAGGAAATCAAGTATTTCAAGCAGAATATAAAAATGACTATGTAAAACTATCACGTGAGGAAAAGGTTGTACTTATGAAACATAGTCAAAATAATGTAACGATAGATTTAACGTTGCAAGGGAAATATATTACAGTTCAAACAAATGCGCCTGGTGCGACATTATATGTGAATCAAAAGCCAGTTACAACATTGACCGGAGAAGAAATTACGTGGGGACCGGTAGCGACTGATGGAAGTGCGGCGATTTATTTAGAGCGAAATGGAGAAGGTGGAAGGGAAACGACAAAGATAGAAACGGTAACGGCACTCTCGGCTTATAATCTCCCATTTCAAAAGAAAAGTGTAGAAAAAACAGTTGTTTACAATGCTACTCCGCCGCCTACGACTGGGTATGTATATAACGGTTTCATCTTCCCTGATAGTGATATTCGAAAATTAACGGGTGCGGACTTAACATATTTAACGAAAGAACAATTGAAAATTGCTAGAAATGAAATATACGCAAGACATGGACATATTTTTCAAACGAAAGATATGCAAGCATATTTTTTAAAACAGTCTTGGTACAGAGAAAATCCGTATTTTACAGGAACGTTAACGGATATTGAAGCTTATAATGTTGAACTGATCAAATCAAGAGAATAG
- a CDS encoding FAD-dependent oxidoreductase has protein sequence MNYVIIGGDAAGMSAAMQIVRNDETANVVTLEKGEIYSYAQCGLPYVISGVIASTEKLIARDVKTFRDKYGIDAKVRHEVTKVDTEKKIVYAEHTKTKDVFEFSYDRLLIATGVRPVMPDWEGKDLQGVHLLKTIPDAERIVDTLQTNSVEHVTIIGGGAIGLEMAETFVELGKKVRMIERNDHIGTIYDADMAEYIHKEADKHNIEILTNENVKAFKGKERVEQLETDKGTYKTDLVLVSVGVQPNTDFLAGTNIRQNHKGAIEVNAYMQTNVKDVYAAGDCATHYHVIKEIHDHIPLGTTANKQGRLAGLNMVDKRRAFKGTLGTGIIKFMNLTLARTGLNEKEAKGLNIPYKTVKVDSTNMAGYYPSALPLHLKLLYHADTKQLLGGQVIGEEGVDKRIDVIAVALFNKMSIHDLEDVDLSYAPPYNSVWDPIQQAARRAE, from the coding sequence GTGAACTATGTCATTATTGGCGGGGATGCCGCTGGTATGAGTGCAGCAATGCAAATTGTTAGAAACGATGAAACTGCAAATGTTGTAACGTTAGAAAAAGGTGAAATCTATTCATACGCTCAGTGCGGATTACCGTATGTGATTAGTGGTGTTATCGCCTCTACTGAAAAGTTAATTGCACGCGATGTAAAGACGTTTCGTGATAAATATGGGATTGATGCGAAAGTGCGTCATGAAGTAACGAAAGTAGATACGGAAAAGAAAATTGTGTATGCAGAGCATACGAAGACAAAAGATGTATTTGAATTTTCATATGACCGTTTATTAATTGCGACTGGTGTACGCCCTGTTATGCCGGATTGGGAAGGTAAAGATTTACAAGGTGTTCATCTTTTAAAAACAATTCCGGATGCTGAGCGTATAGTAGACACGCTACAAACAAATAGCGTTGAGCACGTAACGATTATTGGCGGCGGTGCAATTGGTCTGGAGATGGCAGAAACATTTGTAGAGCTAGGAAAGAAAGTAAGAATGATTGAGCGAAACGATCATATTGGCACAATTTATGATGCCGATATGGCGGAATATATACATAAAGAAGCAGACAAACATAATATTGAAATTTTAACGAATGAGAATGTAAAAGCGTTTAAAGGAAAAGAAAGAGTAGAACAACTGGAGACGGATAAAGGGACGTATAAAACAGATCTCGTTTTAGTATCTGTCGGTGTACAGCCAAATACTGATTTTCTTGCGGGGACAAATATACGCCAAAATCATAAAGGTGCAATTGAAGTAAATGCTTATATGCAAACGAATGTGAAAGACGTATACGCTGCTGGTGATTGTGCAACACATTACCATGTTATAAAGGAAATTCATGATCACATCCCGCTCGGAACGACTGCTAATAAACAAGGGCGACTTGCCGGACTCAATATGGTTGATAAACGAAGAGCGTTTAAAGGCACTCTCGGCACAGGCATTATTAAATTTATGAATCTGACGCTCGCAAGAACAGGTTTAAATGAAAAAGAAGCGAAAGGGCTAAACATCCCGTATAAGACGGTCAAAGTAGATTCAACAAATATGGCGGGCTATTACCCGAGTGCTTTGCCACTTCACTTGAAATTACTATATCACGCCGATACGAAACAATTATTAGGCGGACAAGTAATTGGAGAAGAAGGTGTAGATAAACGTATTGATGTTATCGCAGTGGCACTTTTCAATAAAATGAGCATTCACGATTTAGAAGATGTTGATTTAAGTTACGCACCACCATATAACAGCGTTTGGGATCCAATTCAACAAGCAGCAAGGCGAGCGGAATAG
- a CDS encoding GNAT family N-acetyltransferase produces MVVALQRVQESEKEILRNLYALYLHDLSKFTANIKIGADGFFEYEDLHMLWKNDGITPYFIKMNHSIVGFLLLLERPFLKKENDFGINDIFILNQYKGKGIGKQVIENLLEEKRGQYFVIELIKNVPAVTFWKKVYRELNIKFDERKQIIDDEECLVQTFKI; encoded by the coding sequence ATGGTTGTAGCACTTCAAAGAGTTCAAGAATCAGAAAAAGAAATATTACGTAATTTATATGCATTATATCTTCATGACCTTTCTAAATTTACTGCTAACATAAAAATTGGAGCGGACGGATTTTTTGAATATGAAGATTTGCACATGCTTTGGAAAAATGATGGAATCACACCGTATTTTATAAAGATGAATCATAGTATTGTAGGGTTCTTATTACTACTGGAACGTCCATTTTTGAAGAAAGAAAACGACTTTGGCATTAATGATATTTTCATATTGAATCAATACAAGGGAAAAGGAATCGGCAAACAAGTTATTGAGAATTTACTAGAAGAGAAACGAGGACAGTATTTCGTTATCGAACTTATAAAAAACGTACCAGCTGTTACGTTTTGGAAGAAAGTATATAGAGAGCTAAACATTAAATTTGATGAACGAAAACAAATAATTGATGATGAAGAATGCCTCGTTCAAACGTTTAAAATATAA
- a CDS encoding DUF3908 family protein, whose amino-acid sequence MAINMNTIEEWIAESNTRNEEDLGNVVEEMKEVCVGLDNATLIYTKNVFCFGKKVEVLFFFQDHVVIGEEKEEYIEIEKLKYDDITNSNLKTNDKNTTLELKFANGKSISLDSLNDNYGTKNWLFARQIKSIFKLI is encoded by the coding sequence ATGGCAATTAACATGAACACAATCGAAGAATGGATTGCTGAATCAAATACAAGAAACGAAGAAGACTTAGGTAACGTTGTTGAAGAGATGAAAGAAGTATGTGTCGGACTTGATAACGCGACATTAATTTATACGAAAAACGTATTTTGTTTCGGTAAGAAAGTAGAAGTATTGTTCTTCTTCCAAGATCACGTCGTTATCGGAGAAGAGAAGGAAGAGTATATAGAGATTGAAAAACTAAAGTATGATGATATTACAAATAGTAACTTAAAAACAAATGATAAAAATACAACGTTAGAATTAAAGTTTGCTAACGGGAAATCTATCAGTTTAGACAGTCTGAATGATAACTACGGTACGAAAAATTGGTTATTTGCAAGACAAATTAAGAGTATTTTTAAATTAATCTAG
- a CDS encoding class I SAM-dependent methyltransferase, which produces MSILQRLIKQAKNPRGTIGSSMLCIMNAAHTRLTNWALQKIHIREDAVILDIGCGGGKTIQTLSKRTPHGKIYGIDYSEQAVENSKKTNMKDVKTEKIIIHQASVSSIPYNTNFFDLITAFQTHYFWPDFEHDMKEVFRILKLNGSFLLVAETFKIQYHMDKFKTTEELVNLFYKTGFTNVKCYEERGCLCVIGNK; this is translated from the coding sequence TTGAGTATTTTACAAAGATTAATCAAACAAGCGAAAAATCCTCGCGGGACAATTGGTTCCTCTATGCTTTGCATTATGAATGCTGCGCATACGAGACTAACAAATTGGGCCTTACAAAAAATACATATACGTGAAGATGCAGTTATTTTAGATATTGGTTGTGGGGGTGGTAAAACCATACAGACTCTTTCAAAACGAACTCCCCACGGAAAAATATACGGCATTGACTATTCAGAACAGGCTGTTGAAAACTCAAAGAAAACCAATATGAAGGATGTAAAAACAGAAAAAATAATCATTCATCAGGCAAGCGTGTCCTCTATTCCATACAATACGAACTTCTTCGATCTCATTACTGCCTTTCAAACTCATTACTTTTGGCCCGATTTTGAACACGATATGAAAGAAGTATTTCGCATCTTAAAACTGAACGGATCCTTTTTACTAGTCGCTGAAACTTTCAAAATTCAATATCATATGGATAAATTTAAGACGACCGAAGAATTAGTAAACCTTTTTTATAAGACGGGATTTACAAACGTGAAATGTTATGAAGAAAGAGGGTGCCTTTGCGTAATAGGAAATAAGTAA
- a CDS encoding SagB family peptide dehydrogenase, which produces MQLDTFLHHLHFSINEIMSSDKETDWEDAPLPYKLYRNLPVIPLSLEIPLNLRNSSTKPNLEEIGHYLWYSFGLTQLCQPTTNLENNKTTTLFRRFIPSGGALYPNELYMYLKIDHYPDGIYHYDAAHHRLILLREGNFDSYLTEALGNRCNIHSCFGAAFVSTMFWKNFFKYNNFSYRLQGLDSGVLIGQLLECAKQFGYTNGVYFQFLDRAMNHLLGLSEGEESVYAVLPLSTEPSADWFHNNHRENKTVTSHDLLQQIPPLIHEHFVRSKHVDDYPMIKKTNAASMVESTEYFQTLTHAENYQYSSHTVHLPQAERLSYDFLQLCKKRYSPDSDFILTKWDAVELATLLQEASLSFPYYNDLDGKYLNKNARVSLYGCFYNVKDIENGAYAYNSKTHSIQPIRHGDLRYSLQSSMTMDNVNLFQAPLCLHVVGKKDYYTNTLGYRGYRIHQMEAGILVHKLVSAATAMGMGGHPLLSFDTNSCDQLYGIDARNETSLIQIPVGAYRARNWLKGSLHN; this is translated from the coding sequence ATGCAACTGGATACTTTTTTACATCATCTCCATTTTTCTATTAATGAAATTATGTCGTCCGATAAAGAGACTGATTGGGAAGACGCACCACTTCCTTATAAATTATATCGAAATTTACCAGTCATCCCTCTCTCTTTAGAAATCCCATTAAATTTGCGGAATTCTTCTACTAAACCTAACTTAGAGGAAATCGGTCATTATCTTTGGTACTCATTTGGTTTAACACAATTATGTCAGCCTACTACTAACCTAGAAAATAATAAAACAACGACTCTATTTCGAAGATTCATCCCTTCTGGGGGTGCTTTATATCCAAATGAATTATATATGTATTTAAAAATTGATCATTATCCAGACGGCATTTACCATTACGACGCCGCGCATCACCGTCTTATCTTACTTCGCGAAGGAAATTTTGATTCTTATCTTACAGAAGCACTCGGCAATCGTTGCAACATACATTCTTGTTTTGGTGCTGCATTTGTATCCACTATGTTTTGGAAAAACTTCTTTAAATACAATAACTTTTCGTATCGTCTGCAAGGATTAGATAGTGGTGTTCTAATCGGGCAATTGCTTGAATGCGCAAAACAATTCGGTTATACAAATGGTGTGTATTTTCAGTTTCTAGACCGGGCAATGAATCATTTACTTGGACTGTCAGAAGGTGAAGAAAGTGTGTATGCTGTTCTTCCTTTAAGTACAGAACCAAGTGCAGATTGGTTTCACAACAATCATCGTGAAAATAAAACAGTTACTTCTCATGACTTGTTGCAACAAATCCCGCCGTTAATACATGAGCATTTCGTTCGTTCAAAACATGTAGATGACTATCCGATGATAAAAAAAACAAACGCGGCATCTATGGTCGAATCCACCGAATACTTTCAAACGTTAACACATGCAGAAAATTATCAATATAGTTCGCATACTGTGCATCTACCGCAAGCAGAGCGTTTATCATATGATTTCTTACAACTTTGTAAAAAACGATATTCACCTGATTCTGATTTCATTTTAACGAAATGGGATGCAGTCGAGCTCGCTACTCTACTCCAAGAAGCGAGCCTCTCCTTCCCTTATTACAACGACCTTGATGGCAAATATTTAAATAAAAACGCACGAGTCTCATTATATGGATGTTTTTATAACGTAAAAGACATTGAAAACGGTGCTTACGCTTATAACAGTAAAACGCATTCCATACAGCCCATAAGGCACGGAGACCTTCGTTATTCTCTGCAATCCAGTATGACGATGGATAACGTAAACCTTTTTCAAGCACCGCTTTGCTTACATGTAGTCGGAAAGAAAGATTACTATACAAATACATTAGGCTATAGAGGATATCGCATTCACCAAATGGAAGCTGGTATACTCGTTCATAAACTTGTTTCAGCTGCGACCGCTATGGGAATGGGTGGTCATCCTTTACTCAGTTTTGATACAAATTCATGTGATCAATTGTACGGGATTGATGCCAGAAATGAAACTTCACTCATTCAAATTCCGGTTGGGGCGTATCGGGCGCGGAATTGGCTAAAAGGGTCCTTGCATAATTAG